Below is a window of Demequina muriae DNA.
TTGTCCTCGCGCGTAGGTGTGGGGGCCATGGTGATGCTCCGATCATCGTCGATCTGTTAGGTTGTTGACTCCAACATAATCGGCGGTGTGGGGACCTGTCAAAATATGGGTCGGACCGATCTCGATCGCATGGACACGGAGGCGCGCAGATGACTGAGGCGACACCGCCGCGTCCCCTCGCGGCCGGACGGGGCAGCCGCAACGAGTCGACTCGCCGCCACAATCTGTCCACCCTGCTGTCGCTGGTCCACCACCGGCGCTCGGCGTCGCGGGCGGAGCTCACGCGACTGACCGGACTGAATCGCTCCACGATCGGCGCCCTCGTGGCCGACCTGGCAGCGGCGGGACTCGTCGAGGAGACCGCCCCCGCCACCGGCACGGTGGGCCGGCCCAGCCCGATCATCCGGCCCGACTCCCGGGTCACCGCCATCGCGGTCAATCCCGATGTCGACGCGATCCTCGTGGGGCTGGTCGGACTCGGCGGCGTGGTGCATGGCCGCCGCCGCATCGCACTCGCCGACGTTCCCAGCGTCGACGCAAGCATTGAGCACGTCCGTGCAGCAGTCGCGGCGCTGACGGCCGATGCGCCCGTGGGCCTGCGTGTGGTGGGAACGGGCATCGCGGTGCCTGGACTGGTGCGCACCTCCGAGGGGGTCGTGACCCGCGCACCCCACCTGCTGTGGCGAGACGAGCCCGTGGCGGCTGCGTATGCGGAGGCATTCGGCGTGCCGGCGGCCGCCGACAACGATGCCAACACCGCGCTCGCCGCCGAGACGCTCTTCGGCGCAGGGCGCGAGCGGTCCGACCTCATCTACCTCAATGGCTCGACGTCCGGCATCGGCGGCGGCGTGCTGGTGGGAGGCGCGGTGCTGCGAGGGGCGGACGGCTTCGCCGGCGAGCTCGGGCACACCCTCGTCACTCCCGGCGGTGAGGACTGTCACTGCGGCCGATCGGGATGCCTCGAGACCGAGGTCAACCTGCAGCGGCTCGAGGCCGCTGCGGGGGACAGGGCGCTCAACCACGATGACCTGGACACGGCGCTCGCGGGCGAACTGCCGCCGGCGCTCGGCGACGAGATCGACCGTCAGGTCGACGTCCTGGCGCGTGCCATCGCCTCCTTCGTCTCCGTCTTCAACCCCGAGTCGGCGATCCTCGGCGGGTTCCTGGGAACCATGTACGCGTTGCGCACCGAGCGGCTCGAGGCCGCCGTCGCGGCCCACGCCTTCTCGCCGCTGGCCGACGGCCTTCGGATCGAACGCGCGGCGCTGCGCGACGAGCTGCTGATGGTGGGCGCGGCCGAACTCGCCTTCGCGTCACTGCTGGCAGATCCGCTCGGCGAGCGCTGACTCCTCCCCTCCTCTCCTCGGGGCGCGACGCCTGCTGACGTGCCCGCGCATCGGCCGTCGGTCTGGCACGCTGGGGGCATGACAGCGAGTCGCATCGGTGCGAGGTCGGGGTGCTGACCGCGCTCGCGGCGCTGCCCGTCGCTGCAATCCTGATCCTGATGGTGGGCGCCAAGTGGTCGGCCTCGCTCGCGGGCGCGACGGCGGCATTCGGCGCGATCATCCTCGCGCTGACGGCCTTCGAGTACGGACAGGACGATCCGTTCGGCCCGCTCGAGGGCGTGATCGGGGTGCTCGCGCGCGCGGCCTGGGTCGCGTTCACCGTGATGCTGATCATCGGCCCCGCGCTTGGCGTGCATCACCTGCAGCAGCGGACAGGTGCGACCGCCGCGCTGGAGGCCGGGCTGGCGCGCATCACCCCCGACCCGCGCGTCGCAGCCCTGCTGATCGTCTGGTTCTTCTGCCTGCTCATCGAGGGTGCAGCGGGGTTCGGCACCCCGGTGGCGCTCGCGGCCCCGTTTCTCGTGGCGGCGGGGTTCAAGCCGGTGACGGCGGTGGTCGCGGCGATGGTGGGACACGCCTCCGCGGTGCCATTCGCGGCCGTCGGCACCCCGACACTCGCTCAGCTCGCGATCGTCGACTACGCCCCGCGCGAGCTCTCCTGGGCTGTCGCGCCGTACATGGCGGTGGTGGGACTCGTGCTCGCCTTCGTCGTGGCCCGGCTGGTGGGCACCCTGCTCCCGACGGCGGGGCCGCCGTGGAGGTGGATGGCCGTCGCCTACGCCGCGTTCTTCGTCCCGAACCTGCTCATCGCCCGGTTCGTGGGGCCGGAGCTGCCGTCGCTCGTGGGGGCGATCGGCGGCGCGGTGGCATTCATCCTCACCGTGCGCTGGGCTGTGAGCCGCCGCATGCGGGCGGACGCCACGGGCACGGGACCTCCGCTGAGCGCTGAGGAGATCGCGGCCGACGAGCAGGTCCGTGAGAGCGCCGAGGAGGTGATCGAGCGCTCCGAGGAGCTGCGTGCGGCCGATGCGCGGGCGGGTCAGTCCGCGCCTGTCGACACCGTGCCTGTCCACACCGTGCGTCGCGAGCCTCGCATGAGCGTGCTCTCAGCCACAGCCCCGTACCTGGTGCTGGTGGCGCTGGTGCTGCTCACGCGCCTGGCCGCGCCAGTCCGTGAGGCGAGTCAGGCGTGGGAGGTCCGCTGGGACCTGTTCGGGCACTTCTCGGAGAGCATCCAGCCGCTGTACCACCCGGGGTTGCTGCTGCTCGTCGCGTTCCTCGCGGGCGCCGTCTGGCAGCGTGCGGCGGTGAGAGACGTCGGGCTCGCGTTCGAGAAGGCCACCTACCAGGTGATCCCGGTGTTCGTGGCGCTGGTGGCGATGGTGACGGTGGCGTTCACCATGTCAGAGTCCGGCATGACCACTCAGCTTGCCGTCGCCGCCGCCGGCGCGGGCGCCGCGTGGCCGCTGCTGTCCCCGTTCGTCGGGGCGCTGGGGACGTTCATGACCGGCTCGGCGACCGCATCGAACATCCTGTTCACCGAGTTCCAGGACCAGACGGCGTTGTCGGCGGATCTCGATCCGGTGCCGCTGATGGGAGCGCAGGGCGCGGGGGCGGCCATCGGCAACCTCATCTGCCCGCACAACGTGGTCGCGGCGGCGGCGACCGTGGGCCTATCGGGACGCGAGGGTCAGGTGCTCACGAAGGCTCTACCGATCGCGGCCGTGTGCCTCGCGATCATCGGCGTCATGGCCTGGGTGATCGTCTAGCCCCACCCCTGTCCGGCACTCATTGTCGGCTACGGGCGCTCGCGGCTCCCTGTCCGGCACTCACTGACACCAGGTGCCGGACAGGAGTCATCCAGGCGCCAGAGGCGTCCACCAGTGCCGGACAGGTGACGGGTGTCAGGCCTTGGCGGCGGTGATTCGGGCTGCGAGCAGCTCCGCGATCTGCACGGCGTTGAGCGCTGCACCCTTGCGCAGGTTGTCGCCCACGATGAACAGTGCGAGCCCGCGGCCGTCGTCGACCCCGTGGTCCTGGCGGATGCGACCCACGTAGGTGGGGTCCGCTCCGGCGGCCTTGAGCGGAGTGGGGACCTCGTCCACCACCACGCCGGGGGCGTTGTTGAGGATCTCGTACGCGCGCTCGGGGGACAGCGGTGCCGCGAACTCGGCGTTCACGGACAGTGAGTGCCCGGAGTACACCGGGACCCTCACGCACGTGCCGCTCACGCGCAGGTTGGGCAGGCCCAGAATCTTGCGCGACTCGTCGACGAGCTTGCGCTCCTCGACGGTCTCGTTCGAGCCGTCGTCGAGCAGGCCGCCCGCGAGCGGCAGCACGTTGAACGCGATGGTGTCGGTGTAGACCGAGGGCGCAGGGAAGTCCACGGAGCGACCGTCCCTCGCCAGCGCATCGGCCTTGTCCGCGACCGCGCGCACCTGCGAGCCGAGCTCCTCGACCCCCGCGACGCCGGAGCCGGAGACTGCCTGGTAGGTCGAGACGATCAGGCGGGTGAGCCCGGCCTCGGCGTGCAGCGCCTTGAGCGTGGGCATCGCGGCCATGGTGGTGCAGTTGGGGTTCGCGACGATTCCCTTGGGGAGACGATCCAGGGCCTCGGGGTTGACCTCCGAGACCACCAGCGGCACGTCGGGGTCCATGCGCCAGGCGCTCGAGTTGTCCACGACGACGGCGCCCGCCGCAGCGAACTGGGGCGCGTATTCGGTCGACGGGCCCCCGCCGGCGGAGAAGATCGCGATGTCGATGCCGGCGTAGTCGCCCGAGGCGATGTCTTCGACGGTGACGTCCTTGCCGAGGTGCTCGAGGACCTTGCCCGCCGAGCGTGACGACGCGAACAGCCGCACCGTCGCGTCGGGGAAGCGCTCGGCCACGAGCTCGCGCATGACGGTGCCCACCTGTCCGGTGGCACCCACGATGGCAATGGTCAGGGTCATCGTCCGCTCCCTCCGTAGACCACGGCTTCGCCGTCGGTCGAGTCCAGTTCGAATGCGGTGTGGACGGCGCGCACGGCGTCGTCGAGGGTCTCGGACCGGGTCACCACGGAGATGCGGATGTCCGAGGTCGAGATCATCTCGATGTTCACGCCCGCGTCGCGCAGCGCCGCGAAGAACTTGGCGCTGACGCCGGAGTTGGACCGCATGCCGGCGCCGATGAGCGAGATCTTGCCGATGGTGTCGTCCGTGCGCAGCTCGGCGTAGCCGATCGCGTCGCGGTCGGCCTCGATCGCGCTGGTCGCACGCGGGATCGACTCCGCAGGGAGCGTGAAGGAGATGTCGGTGACGCCCGTGACGATCGCGGAGACGTTCTGAACGATCATGTCGATGTTGACGTCGGCGCGCGCCACGGCTTCGAACAGGCGTGCGGCGGAGCCGGGCACGTCCGGCACGCCGATGACCGTGATCTTGGCCTCGGAGCGGTCGTGTGCGACTCCTGCGATGATCGGGTCTTCCATCTCGTCTCCTTCATCAGTGTCCCCCGTCACCCAGGTCCCCTCAAGGCCTGAGAAGGACGAGCGCACGTGGATCGGCACGTCGAATCGCCGCGCGTACTCCACGCACCGCGGCATGAGGACCTTGGCGCCCGAGGCGGCCAGGTCGAGCATCTCGTCGTACGAGACGCGGTCGAGCTTGCGAGCGGACGGCACGATGCGGGGGTCCGCGGTGAACACGCCGTCGACGTCGGTGTAGATCTCGCAGACGTCCGCACCGAGCGCGGCGGCCAGGGCCACGGCGGTGGTGTCAGAGCCGCCCCTGCCGAGCGTGGTGACGTCCTGGGTGTCCGGGTGCAGCCCCTGGAATCCCGCGACGATGGCCACGTCGCCGTCCTCGACCGCCTTCTGCAGGCGCCCGGGAGCCACGTCGATGATGCGGGCGCGGCCGTGGTGCTCGGTGGTGATGACGCCGGCCTGCGGGCCGGTGAACGCCTGCGCGCCCACGCCCATCTCGCGGATCGCCATGGCGAGCAGCGCCATCGAGATGCGCTCGCCGGCAGTGAGGAGGATGTCCATCTCCCGCGGCGCGGGGTCGGTGCTCACCGCGTTGGCGAGGTCGATGAGCTCATCCGTGGTGTCACCCATCGCGCTGACGGCGACCACGACATCGTTCCCCGCGCGACGCGTCTCCACGATGCGGCGCGCTACGCGCTTGAGCGCATCGGCGTCCGAGACGGAGGATCCTCCGTACTTCTGCACCACGAGAGGCATGCGGGAACTCCAGGAGTGTCAGTGTGGGATGCCCGTGCCCGGGCACGGGGCCTCATTCTAGTGAAGCCGCGGGCATTCGCCTATTCGTGCGCCCCTCCCCGACAGTACGAACCATCAGCATCCCGACACTCCGCGAAGAGGCGGCCCCCTGATCGGCGCCAGCGGGGTGTCGCCGCCCGGGTGGGTTCGTACTGTCGGCGGGAGTGGCGGGGCATGGCACCCGAACGGCCGATGCGGGGGCTGAGACCGCGATTAGCATGAGCGGGTGAGCCTCACCGACGATCCGATCGTGACCACCACCGCCGGTCGTCTGCGCGGCCGCTGGCGCTCGCGGACGGATGCGCGCGGGGCGGTGACCCGGTACGCCACGTTCAGGGGCATCCCCTATGCGGCGCCGCCCGTGGGGAGCCTGCGCTTCGCCGCGCCCGCCCCGGCGTCGGGGTGGGACGGCGTGCGTGACGCGGGCGACTTCGGGCCGACGCCGCAACGCGAGTCCCCGTATGACCCGCCGCGCATTCCCGAGCCGTCCATCCCCGGTGAGGACGTGCTGTCCGTCAACATCACGACGCCCGATCCGTCGCCGTCAGCCGGGCTTCCGGTGCTGGTGTGGATCCACGGCGGCGGCTTCGTGGCCGGCTCCCCGGCCAGTCCTTGGTACGTGGGGGAGTCCTTCGCGCGTGACGGCGTCGTCACCGCGACCTTGTCATACCGCCTGGGGTTCGAAGGCTTCGGGTGGATGGAGGACGCCGCTCCCAACCGCGGGGTGCTTGACTGGCTCGCGGGCCTCGAATGGATCCAGCGCCACATCGTGTCGTTCGGCGGCGATCCGAGCCGCGTCACCATCGCCGGCCAGAGCGCCGGTGGCGCCGCCGTCATGCGGTTGCTCACTCTGCCCGCCGCTCAGCCCCTCTTCGCGGGGGCGATGGCGATCTCGCCAGCCGACGCTTCGCCGACTCGGGACCGCGCGCGCCAGGCGGCGAAGGCGGTGGCGCGCTCGCTCGGCGTCTCACCGGACGTGGCGGGCATGAGCGCGGTTGACGAGGTCGCGGTGTTCCACGCCCTCGGCGCAGCCAACCCGCAGCCGGACGATCCGATCGTCGGACTGCTGCCGCGCTCGGCGGAGCCGCTTCCGTTCGCCCCGGTCGTGGACGGCGATCTGGTGCCCCAGTCGGTGACGGAGGGGATCCGTGCCGGCGTGGGCGCGGGCAAGCCCCTCCTGATCGGCTCGACGGCTCACGAGTTCAACGAGGCGCTCACTGGCGCGACGGCCGCCAGGCCAGAGGCGGACGCTGTCGAGCTCCTGCGCGAAGCGGGCGTCCCGCAGGACCTCGCCATCGCCATGGCCGCGCGTGAGCCCGAACGCGGCGCGGACTGGGCGTTGGGCCAGGTGTTCACGGATGCGATCTTCCGTGCGCCCACGGCCGGCTGGGCCGCGCTGCGCGGTGACGGCCCCACGTGGGGCTACGACTTCCGCTGGGAGTCGCGCTCGGATGCCGCCACGGGTGCGGCGCACTGCGTCGACGTGCCGTTCGGCTTCGACATCCTGGATGCCGAGGGCGTGCCTCACGCCGTCGGTGAGGACCCGCCGCAGGCGCTCGCGAACGCAGTACACGCGGACTGGCTGGCGATGGTGCGCTCGGGTGCCGTCGACGCCCCGCGGCATGCGCCCGACCACAGCGCGATCATGTACGGCGCCGACGGCCGCCGACGCATAGCGCCCGCCTATGCTCTCGAGCGGCGGATCTGGTCCGAAGCGCTCGCGCGCCCGCTGCCTGACTGAGCCCTGTCAGGCGGAGGCGTTCGCCACCCAGCGCCCCAAGTGGGTGGCCTCCCGCTCGAGCGGAGACAGATCGTTCAGCGCGTGCGCCAACGCGGCCCCGCCTTCGATCCCCGCGAGGAGGTGGACCGCACGGGCGCGGGCGGCCTCGGCGGCGAAGCCCAGGTCTCCGAAGCGCTCGGCGAGCCAGTCGATGGCCTCCCGGTGCGCCCGGTCGCTGCCGGTCCCGGCCGATGCGGTGGCGAGCAGCGATCCGTGCGCGCAGATCGCGGCGGCGTCGTCCACGTACGCACCCAGAAAGCCGACGAGGGCGTCGGTGGGCTCTGGTCCGAGCGTCGATCGTGCTGACGCGAGGGACTCGGCGACACCGTCTGCCACGGCCTGCGCGACGTCCGCCTTGGTCTTGAAGTAGTAGTACACGGAGCCCTGAGCCACGCCCGCCTCGGTCGCGATCGCGGCCAGAGTGGTGGCCTCCAGGCCGTGTGCGCGGGCCAGAGTGATGGCGGCCTCGGTGAGGCGCTCGCGCTTGTCGCTTGCGGGACGGGGCATGGTGGCTCCTGGGGTCGACGTCACGATGGTGAGAGTGAGTGCGCTCACTAGTATCGGGCGGGGCGCTGCCCTCTGGCTCCCGACACGCGAAGAATCAGGGGTTTCCCTCATACCCGCCGGTGGTGGCCTGTGCCACTGTTGACCCGATGGCACGAGGCGCGTCGACGCGCCATCCCGACTGCTCAAGGAGTGGAATGACCATCATTGACGAGGCGCCCCCGATGACGGGGGCCATCACGGCACGAGGAGTGGAGCGGTCCTTCGGATCGGTCCACGCGGTCGAGTCCGCGACCCTCTCCGTCCCCCACGGCAAGGTGACCGCGCTCATCGGTCCCAACGGAAGTGGGAAGACCACTCTGATGCTCATGCTCTCGGGACTCCTCAGGCCCGACGCTGGCGAGATCACGGTGGCGGGAGCGGACCCCCGCACGGACGCCGCGGCCGTGCGCGCCGCCATCGGCTGGATGCCGGATCAGCTCGGCTCGTGGGACAACCTCACGTGCCTGCAGACTCTTACGCTGATGGGCGAGGCCTACCGGATCCCGCGCACTGCGGCACGGGCCCGCGGTGCCGCACTGCTGGATCGCGTGCACCTGAGCGAGTTCGCGAACCGGCCCGCACGGGTCCTGTCCCGCGGTCAGAAGCAGCGGCTGTCGCTCGCACGAGCGCTCGTGCACGACCCTCAGGTGCTCCTCCTCGATGAGCCGGCCAACGGTCTCGACCCGCGCTCGCGGGTGGACCTGCGACTGCTCGTGCGCGAGCTCGCTGCGGAGGGGCGCGCGGTGCTGGTATCCAGCCACGTGCTCGCCGAGCTCGACGCCATGGTCGACGACGCGATCTTCATGTCGAAGGGCCGCACGCTCGGCGCGGACGCGGCCGCGATGGTCGCCGACGCACGCCTCAAGTACCGCATCGACGCGATCGACCCCGCCGCACTCCACGCGGCCCTCACCGAGGGCGGCGTCGACTTCGAGCCCACCGAGACCGGGGCGATCACACGCATCGCCGACGAAGCGAATGCCGCGCAGGCGCTGGGGTGGCTGGTGCGACACGGGGTGCAGGTCCACCGGTTCGGTCCCGTGGGCTCCGCCCTCGAACAGACCTATATGGCGATGAATGAGGAGCGGCGATGAGCACCGACGTCGAGGAGCAGAACCGAGCGACCCCCCTGAGCGATGTGCCCGTGTCGCCACCTGCCCGCCGGGGCAACCCGTGGCTTCCCACGTTCCGTGGCGTCCGTCTGGTCACCCGCATCGAACTGCGCCGGCGCCGTCCCAGCGCCAAGGGATACGTCTTCTACGGCATCGTGTTCGCGATCGCGGTGGGCATCTGCGTGCTGTCGGCGGTGCTGTCTCCGTCAGAACTGTCGTCGACGAACCTGGAACTCGCGCTGATCCTGATCCTGGGCATCGGCACGCTGATCGCCCCGTCGCTCTCCGCGACCGCCATCAACGGCGACTCCGGGGAGGGCGTGCTCGCGCCGCTGCAGATGACGCACCTGACCGCCGGCGACATCGCCGTCGGCAAGCTGCTGTCCTCCTGGCTGGTGTCGGTGGCCGCGCTGCTCGCGCTGTCGCCGTTCCTGGCGTTCGCGTATCTGAAGTCTGGGTGGCGCCTCGACGAGCTCGCGCTCACCGTGCTCGCGATTCTGTTCGTGGTGCTCGCCTTCACCGCGGTGGGCCTTGCCTGGTCCGCCATCGCCGCCAGGGCGGTGGCGTCCGTGTCCCTCGCCCACCTCACGACCGGATTCTTCGCTATCGGCACCCTGGTGGTCTTCGCGCTGGCGGGCACCCTGGTGACCGACACCGCCACGCAGAGCGATCGGTACATCGATTGGGAGAGTCTGAGTCCCGAACAGTCGGAGGCGCTCGACGAGGCGTACATGACGGGTGACTTCGCCGCGCTCGACCCCGATGACTACCAGTGCGTCGAGCAGGACTGGACGTACGGGGTGACCCAGACCCAGAAGATCGCATGGATCCTGCTTCTCAACCCCGTGGTCATGATCGGCGAGACCGCGCCCATCGTGGACCCCGAGACCTTTGAGCGGGACGGGCGTGCCGCCCCAGGGGCGTTCGCCACGATGCACTCGCTGGTCGCGGGCGCTCGCCTGGGGCCCCTCGACGACGTCAACGACTACCAGGCGTATGACGAGTGTGAGGA
It encodes the following:
- a CDS encoding ABC transporter permease, which produces MSTDVEEQNRATPLSDVPVSPPARRGNPWLPTFRGVRLVTRIELRRRRPSAKGYVFYGIVFAIAVGICVLSAVLSPSELSSTNLELALILILGIGTLIAPSLSATAINGDSGEGVLAPLQMTHLTAGDIAVGKLLSSWLVSVAALLALSPFLAFAYLKSGWRLDELALTVLAILFVVLAFTAVGLAWSAIAARAVASVSLAHLTTGFFAIGTLVVFALAGTLVTDTATQSDRYIDWESLSPEQSEALDEAYMTGDFAALDPDDYQCVEQDWTYGVTQTQKIAWILLLNPVVMIGETAPIVDPETFERDGRAAPGAFATMHSLVAGARLGPLDDVNDYQAYDECEELFGDGQGAEEQTEEEMIAEMEAQDAQWAAQEQRMANLDRAPWLGLAVMGALLLGSMTVVIQRLRVPYKKLRTGTRVA
- a CDS encoding carboxylesterase/lipase family protein, yielding MSLTDDPIVTTTAGRLRGRWRSRTDARGAVTRYATFRGIPYAAPPVGSLRFAAPAPASGWDGVRDAGDFGPTPQRESPYDPPRIPEPSIPGEDVLSVNITTPDPSPSAGLPVLVWIHGGGFVAGSPASPWYVGESFARDGVVTATLSYRLGFEGFGWMEDAAPNRGVLDWLAGLEWIQRHIVSFGGDPSRVTIAGQSAGGAAVMRLLTLPAAQPLFAGAMAISPADASPTRDRARQAAKAVARSLGVSPDVAGMSAVDEVAVFHALGAANPQPDDPIVGLLPRSAEPLPFAPVVDGDLVPQSVTEGIRAGVGAGKPLLIGSTAHEFNEALTGATAARPEADAVELLREAGVPQDLAIAMAAREPERGADWALGQVFTDAIFRAPTAGWAALRGDGPTWGYDFRWESRSDAATGAAHCVDVPFGFDILDAEGVPHAVGEDPPQALANAVHADWLAMVRSGAVDAPRHAPDHSAIMYGADGRRRIAPAYALERRIWSEALARPLPD
- a CDS encoding ROK family transcriptional regulator → MTEATPPRPLAAGRGSRNESTRRHNLSTLLSLVHHRRSASRAELTRLTGLNRSTIGALVADLAAAGLVEETAPATGTVGRPSPIIRPDSRVTAIAVNPDVDAILVGLVGLGGVVHGRRRIALADVPSVDASIEHVRAAVAALTADAPVGLRVVGTGIAVPGLVRTSEGVVTRAPHLLWRDEPVAAAYAEAFGVPAAADNDANTALAAETLFGAGRERSDLIYLNGSTSGIGGGVLVGGAVLRGADGFAGELGHTLVTPGGEDCHCGRSGCLETEVNLQRLEAAAGDRALNHDDLDTALAGELPPALGDEIDRQVDVLARAIASFVSVFNPESAILGGFLGTMYALRTERLEAAVAAHAFSPLADGLRIERAALRDELLMVGAAELAFASLLADPLGER
- a CDS encoding aspartate-semialdehyde dehydrogenase, whose product is MTLTIAIVGATGQVGTVMRELVAERFPDATVRLFASSRSAGKVLEHLGKDVTVEDIASGDYAGIDIAIFSAGGGPSTEYAPQFAAAGAVVVDNSSAWRMDPDVPLVVSEVNPEALDRLPKGIVANPNCTTMAAMPTLKALHAEAGLTRLIVSTYQAVSGSGVAGVEELGSQVRAVADKADALARDGRSVDFPAPSVYTDTIAFNVLPLAGGLLDDGSNETVEERKLVDESRKILGLPNLRVSGTCVRVPVYSGHSLSVNAEFAAPLSPERAYEILNNAPGVVVDEVPTPLKAAGADPTYVGRIRQDHGVDDGRGLALFIVGDNLRKGAALNAVQIAELLAARITAAKA
- a CDS encoding ABC transporter ATP-binding protein codes for the protein MTIIDEAPPMTGAITARGVERSFGSVHAVESATLSVPHGKVTALIGPNGSGKTTLMLMLSGLLRPDAGEITVAGADPRTDAAAVRAAIGWMPDQLGSWDNLTCLQTLTLMGEAYRIPRTAARARGAALLDRVHLSEFANRPARVLSRGQKQRLSLARALVHDPQVLLLDEPANGLDPRSRVDLRLLVRELAAEGRAVLVSSHVLAELDAMVDDAIFMSKGRTLGADAAAMVADARLKYRIDAIDPAALHAALTEGGVDFEPTETGAITRIADEANAAQALGWLVRHGVQVHRFGPVGSALEQTYMAMNEERR
- a CDS encoding L-lactate permease yields the protein MLTALAALPVAAILILMVGAKWSASLAGATAAFGAIILALTAFEYGQDDPFGPLEGVIGVLARAAWVAFTVMLIIGPALGVHHLQQRTGATAALEAGLARITPDPRVAALLIVWFFCLLIEGAAGFGTPVALAAPFLVAAGFKPVTAVVAAMVGHASAVPFAAVGTPTLAQLAIVDYAPRELSWAVAPYMAVVGLVLAFVVARLVGTLLPTAGPPWRWMAVAYAAFFVPNLLIARFVGPELPSLVGAIGGAVAFILTVRWAVSRRMRADATGTGPPLSAEEIAADEQVRESAEEVIERSEELRAADARAGQSAPVDTVPVHTVRREPRMSVLSATAPYLVLVALVLLTRLAAPVREASQAWEVRWDLFGHFSESIQPLYHPGLLLLVAFLAGAVWQRAAVRDVGLAFEKATYQVIPVFVALVAMVTVAFTMSESGMTTQLAVAAAGAGAAWPLLSPFVGALGTFMTGSATASNILFTEFQDQTALSADLDPVPLMGAQGAGAAIGNLICPHNVVAAAATVGLSGREGQVLTKALPIAAVCLAIIGVMAWVIV
- a CDS encoding TetR/AcrR family transcriptional regulator, encoding MPRPASDKRERLTEAAITLARAHGLEATTLAAIATEAGVAQGSVYYYFKTKADVAQAVADGVAESLASARSTLGPEPTDALVGFLGAYVDDAAAICAHGSLLATASAGTGSDRAHREAIDWLAERFGDLGFAAEAARARAVHLLAGIEGGAALAHALNDLSPLEREATHLGRWVANASA
- a CDS encoding aspartate kinase, which encodes MPLVVQKYGGSSVSDADALKRVARRIVETRRAGNDVVVAVSAMGDTTDELIDLANAVSTDPAPREMDILLTAGERISMALLAMAIREMGVGAQAFTGPQAGVITTEHHGRARIIDVAPGRLQKAVEDGDVAIVAGFQGLHPDTQDVTTLGRGGSDTTAVALAAALGADVCEIYTDVDGVFTADPRIVPSARKLDRVSYDEMLDLAASGAKVLMPRCVEYARRFDVPIHVRSSFSGLEGTWVTGDTDEGDEMEDPIIAGVAHDRSEAKITVIGVPDVPGSAARLFEAVARADVNIDMIVQNVSAIVTGVTDISFTLPAESIPRATSAIEADRDAIGYAELRTDDTIGKISLIGAGMRSNSGVSAKFFAALRDAGVNIEMISTSDIRISVVTRSETLDDAVRAVHTAFELDSTDGEAVVYGGSGR